The window TTCAGGGCCTGTTTGTCCTCAAGGGGGTTCTTACCTTCCCCTATCAGCAGCCGCGCCGCCGCCGCCTTACCGCGCGCCGTGGCAAGGGAGACATTCCCGACGCCGCCCATGCCCATGTCTCGAAGCTTGCCATCCCACCGGAAGCGAAAAACCCACTTCCGCGAGCCGGTGGCGCTGACCACCAAGTAGAGGCCTCCGCCATCGGAATAGCGCCCCGGCGCGGTTATGGCCGTCGCGGCCTTGGGGGGGAGTTTGTTTATCTCGCGAGCCATGGCGGTCCCAACATCGCCGGTCCCTACTTTGGTCCCTATCGGTCCCTACTAAAGGATAGGATGTATTGGGACAAGCTCGGAAGGTCGACATTGCTAGAGATTGATTTTCAATGGCTATTTCGAACGCGACGAAGATGCCTGGGACGATGGTTGATCGGACTCCGTCTCCGCCACCTACCCTCATTTTCATTGCCGCCGGGCGAGTCCGGTCGAGAGATCCCTCGAATCGAGCCGAACTGCAGTCATGGGCCGCTCATCAGGGCGGAGCGACCCATGACCGATTGCTAGACGCTTTCGAGTGCGCGGGTCTCGACAGTCGCAGGCGCAAGGCGAGCCTGCAGTGCCTCAAGTTGGTCGTAGAGTGTCTGTGGCATACGCGAGCCAAGCCGACGGTAGCCGTCCTCGATGAGTTTGGCCTCTTCAAGCCAGACCGACTTGTCGATCGAAAGCAGGAGTTTGAGGTCTTCTGGCGTCAGGTTCAGCCCGGCAACGTCCAGAGCGTCAGGCGCGGGAAGACGGCCGATGGCGCTGTCGGTCGCCCCTGCCTCGCCCTCGAGGCGCTCGACGATCCATTTGAGAACGCGGGCATTTTCCCCATAGCCAGGCCAGACAAACCGGCCGGTATCGTCCTTGCGGAACCAGTTGACGAAATAGATGCGCGGAAGCTTGGCGGGATCAGCCTGGGCACCGACTTTCAGCCAGTGACTGAAATAATCGCCCATGTTGTAGCCGCAGAAGGGCAGCATCGCGAACGGATCCCGGCGAAGTTCGCCGATCTTGTTCTCGGCCGCAGCCGTCCCTTCGGACGCGACGTTGGAGGCGAGGAAAACGCCATGCTCCCAGTCGAAGGCCTCTGTGACCAGGGGCACAGCTGAAGCGCGGCGACCGCCAAACAGAATCGCCGAGATGGGCACACCGGCCGGGTCTTCCCATTCGTCGGCGATGACCGGGCACTGGCCGGCCGGGACGGCGAAGCGGGCATTGGGGTGGGCTGCAGGTTCGCCCATGGCCGGGGTCCAGGCACGACCCTTCCAGTCGGTCAGGCCTTCCGGCGGCGTTGAGGTCAGGCCTTCCCACCAGACGTCGCCCTCCGCCGTCAGGGCGACATTGGTGTAGATGCAGTTGGCGTGCAGGGTATCGATCGCGTTTCGGTTGGTCTTGTTGCCCGTGCCGGGGGCCACGCCGAAGAAGCCGGCTTCGGGATTGATGGCATACAGTCGGCCGTCGGCTCCGAAACGCATCCAGCAGATATCGTCGCCAATGGTTTCGGCCTTCCAGCCTGGCAGGGTCGGCTGCAGCATGGCCATATTGGTCTTGCCGCAGGCGCTGGGGAAGGCCGCCGCGACATAGCGAACCTTGCCGGCAGGCGAGGTGAGCTTGAGGATGAGCATGTGCTCGGCCAGCCAGCCCTCGTCGCGGGCCATCACCGAAGCAATACGCAGGGCATAGCACTTCTTGCCAAGCAGGGCGTTGCCGCCATAGCCGGAACCAAAGGACCAGATTTCCCGGCTTTCCGGGAAATGAACGATGTATTTCTCTTCATTGCACGGCCAGGCCACGTCGGCCTGCCCGTCTGCCAGAGGCGCACCCAGTGTGTGGAGCGCCGGCACAAAGAACCCGTCTTCGCCCAGGGCATCAAGGGCGCGCTGTCCCATGCGGGTCATGACCCGCATCGACACCGCGACATAGGCGCTGTCGGTGATCTCGACGCCAAGTGCACTGATCGGCGATCCAACCGGACCCATGGAGAAGGGGACGACGTACATGGTCCTGCCGCGCATGCAGCCGTCGAACAGTTCGCCAAGGACCGCGCGCATCTCCTGTGGGTCGCGCCAGTTGTTGGTGGGGCCAGCGTCGTCCTTGTCCTGCGAACAGATAAAGGTTCGGCTTTCCACCCTCGCAACATCGCGTGGATCGGAGGCGGCGTAGAACGAGTTTGGGCGGAGGGCAGGATTCAGGCGCTTCAGCGTACCGGTGGCGACAAGCTCACCGGTCAGTTGCTCCCATTCTGCATCTGAGCCGTCACACCAATGGATCGCCTTGGGCTTGGTGAGAGCGGCGACCTCGTTGACCCATGCCAAGAGACGCACGTGTTTGGTAGGGGGCACCACGGTGCCCGGCCCTTCGATCTGCATTGCTCATCCTGCCTGCGCATTTTGGCGAAACTATTGTCCGCCTTTAACGTCAGTATAGCGACCTTGAGCAACGCCGATAGACTGTCATGCCTATGACAACGTTGTCGCTTTTCAGAAGGGCAAAATCAATCGTCTTGCTGCTTTTCAGTTTCAAGTTGAGCGATATTTTGCCTTTGGTGGCCCCCCAGCCGATCGCCGTGACCTATAGACCGACGGTTGGCATGACCCTGAAGACGGAGCGTTAGTCGCTTGGCCGTAGGTGACGCGACGACGACCCACCCTTCCGGCCCGCATTGGCGGCAAGGTCGCGATCCTTGGCGAAGCTTCGCTTTTCGCTCGGCACGCTGGCTCCGCCTTTCCGCGCAATCTCACGGCGCTTTTCGGGGTCCATGGCGGCGAAACCGCGGCGGCCGCGGGGAGGTTCGCTAGTGAGGTCCATTGGAAGGGCTCCAAATCGATACAGGTCTAGATCACTGAGAGGCGCGCGGCGTCGTAGGGGCGCTGATCGCCAGGGTCGGCCGGCGAGGTATTGGGCGGGACTTCATCGGGCAGCGTGCCCGGGTCGTATTCTGGAAAGGGTGTTTCAGGGGGCAGAGGAGAATCTGGGTCGGTCATGGTGTCGGGTCCTGCGCGGTCCATGACGTAACTGCCGAAGCAGTATTCGGTTCACACCAAGACGCGACTAATCGGGTCTAATGGGCCCCTTGCGACCCGGATCAGGAGATCCAGCCCGTGCCGAAGTCCGACAGATCCAAGCCTTCGACCCATATCACCCCGCCACACTGGCGATTGGGAGCCGGATGCCTTGTTGGCCTTGCCGCCTGGTGTCTCGCCGTGAAACTGCAGGCCCCGCCGGGCTCCCCGCTACTGGTGGGCTGGAATGCCGCAGCGATCGCCTATCTGGCTCTGACCTGGCGAATGTTTCTGCGCGCCGAAGAGGCCGAAATTCGTATTCGCGCGGCCCGGGACGATGAGGGGCGCTCGGTGCTGATGCTGATCGTCCTTGCTGCGATCGCTGTCAGTTTGGCCGCTGTGGTCGACGCCATGGTCGCCGCGAGGACAGTACAGGGCTCAGCCAAGACATTCCTGGCGGTCAATGCCGGCGCAACGCTGGTCCTATCATGGCTGACTTTGCAGTCGGTCTTCGTACCGCACTATGCCCATCGCCATTTCGGCGACGGCAACCGTCATGGCGGGATCGGGTTTCCCGGTGAACCACCAAGCAGCTATATGGATTTCGTCTATCTGGCCTTCAGCGTCGGGGCGACCTTCCAGGTATCGGACAACACGGTGCTGACCTCTCGTTTGCGGCGACTGGTAACCGCCCATGCGGCCACCGCCTTTGCCTACAACACGGCTATCCTTGCCCTGGGGATCAACATCATCGCGGGCGTAATCGGCAGTTAGCAGCGTCGCGCTTGCACCGGCATTTCAGGCACTAAGCCGGTTGCACGTTGGCCGCCCCGAGCGCCTCATCTCAGGTTTGGCGGCGGTGAAAGCCTGCATCCGCCGCCCATGACCAGTTGCAACTCGGCCAGCAGGGAATAGGACGCTGCGCCTGCAATGGGGCTGATCTGGGTCAGATCGGCAGCCTTACGCTGGCTCGCAAGCCACCGCCGGGACGATTGGTCAGAGTGACGTCACCGCCGTGTGCGCGGGCCAGGGAGCGGACGACCGCCAAGCCCAGACCGATGCCACCCGTCTCGCGATTGCGTGATGGCTCGCCACGGAAGAACGGCTCGAAAACACGGTCCAGTTCAGCGGGC of the Caulobacter henricii genome contains:
- a CDS encoding general stress protein; translated protein: MDLTSEPPRGRRGFAAMDPEKRREIARKGGASVPSEKRSFAKDRDLAANAGRKGGSSSRHLRPSD
- a CDS encoding DUF1345 domain-containing protein; the encoded protein is MPKSDRSKPSTHITPPHWRLGAGCLVGLAAWCLAVKLQAPPGSPLLVGWNAAAIAYLALTWRMFLRAEEAEIRIRAARDDEGRSVLMLIVLAAIAVSLAAVVDAMVAARTVQGSAKTFLAVNAGATLVLSWLTLQSVFVPHYAHRHFGDGNRHGGIGFPGEPPSSYMDFVYLAFSVGATFQVSDNTVLTSRLRRLVTAHAATAFAYNTAILALGINIIAGVIGS
- a CDS encoding phosphoenolpyruvate carboxykinase (GTP), with product MQIEGPGTVVPPTKHVRLLAWVNEVAALTKPKAIHWCDGSDAEWEQLTGELVATGTLKRLNPALRPNSFYAASDPRDVARVESRTFICSQDKDDAGPTNNWRDPQEMRAVLGELFDGCMRGRTMYVVPFSMGPVGSPISALGVEITDSAYVAVSMRVMTRMGQRALDALGEDGFFVPALHTLGAPLADGQADVAWPCNEEKYIVHFPESREIWSFGSGYGGNALLGKKCYALRIASVMARDEGWLAEHMLILKLTSPAGKVRYVAAAFPSACGKTNMAMLQPTLPGWKAETIGDDICWMRFGADGRLYAINPEAGFFGVAPGTGNKTNRNAIDTLHANCIYTNVALTAEGDVWWEGLTSTPPEGLTDWKGRAWTPAMGEPAAHPNARFAVPAGQCPVIADEWEDPAGVPISAILFGGRRASAVPLVTEAFDWEHGVFLASNVASEGTAAAENKIGELRRDPFAMLPFCGYNMGDYFSHWLKVGAQADPAKLPRIYFVNWFRKDDTGRFVWPGYGENARVLKWIVERLEGEAGATDSAIGRLPAPDALDVAGLNLTPEDLKLLLSIDKSVWLEEAKLIEDGYRRLGSRMPQTLYDQLEALQARLAPATVETRALESV